A window of the Lolium perenne isolate Kyuss_39 chromosome 7, Kyuss_2.0, whole genome shotgun sequence genome harbors these coding sequences:
- the LOC127312111 gene encoding uncharacterized protein — protein sequence MASSVSGYVSIPRCPVIFDGTNYGEFAAFMRIHMRGLRLWGVLTGEVSCPPHPTAPVPPTPPSVPQALAKDATQDDRDAAKSAEAAADEAYEEQVLAYSEALSSYRDSLATFTQWCDEDARAAAVLSQSVQPQFASEFMGLATVAEMWSHLRQRYQPSGDSLYLSVLRQEHDLQQGDSTVDEFYTQSAAIWRQLDSLRSVVCGTCQCCRTVRSDMDFQRIHEFLSRLRPEFEPRRAQLFARGRVPISEVLTELRAEETRLRGAGLLGTPSVLAARVPTAPAPPLLPTLVPAAPGGARSSRGGGRSRPPRFCTHCRRSGHLESDCYQKQRGVPPPAPPSAPVTTGFTEQDIVRLQRLLASSGSASTGTAASAAISSPPTGHSHSGPGWGWPSVP from the exons ATGGCGTCTTCTGTGTCTGGCTATGTCAGTATTCCTCGCTGCCCAGTGATCTTTGACGGCACCAACTATGGGGAGTTTGCTGCCTTTATGCGCATCCACATGCGTGGTCTTCGGCTGTGGGGTGTTCTTACCGGCGAGGTCTCTTGTCCGCCGCACCCCACTGCTCCTGTGCCTCCTACTCCGCCGTCCGTGCCACAGGCCCTGGCTAAGGATGCTACTCAGGATGATAGGGATGCAGCCAAGTCTGCTGaggctgctgctgatgaggcatatgAGGAGCAGGTACTTGCTTATTCAGAGGCTCTTAGCTCTTATCGTGACAGCTTGGCTACCTTTACTCAGTGGTGTGATGAGGATGCCAGGGCTGCCGCCGTTCTTTCTCAGAGTGTTCAGCCACAGTTTGCTTCTGAGTTTATGGGTCTCGCCACTGTTGCCGAGATGTGGTCTCATCTTCGCCAGCGCTATCAGCCTTCTGGGGATTCTCTGTACTTGTCTGTTTTGCGTCAGGAGCATGATCTTCAGCAGGGTGACTCTActgttgatgagttctacacccaGAGTGCGGCGATCTGGCGCCAGCTTGACTCCCTTCGCAGTGTTGTCTGTGGTACTTGCCAGTGTTGCCGGACAGTACGTTCCGATATGGACTTTCAGAGGATCCATGAGTTCCTATCTCGACTTCGCCCTGAGTTTGAGCCTCGTCGCGCTCAGTTGTTTGCTCGAGGCCGTGTTCCTATCTCTGAGGTGCTgactgagcttcgtgctgaggagactcgtctgcGTGGTGCTGGCCTGCTTGGGACACCCTCTGTCCTTGCTGCTCGAGTTCCCACTGCTCCTGCACCGCCACTTCTTCCTACACTAGTGCCTGCTGCTCCTGGAGGAGCCCGCTCTTCTCGTGGTGGGGGTCGCTCTCGCCCTCCTCGGTTCTGCACTCACTGTCGGAGGTCTGGTCACCTTGAGTCTGACTGCTACCAGAAGCAGCGGGGTGTGCCTCCTCCTGCTCCACCCTCAGCGCCTGTCACCACCGGCTTCACTGAGCAGGATATAGTGAGACTTCAGCGTCTCCTTGCCTCCTCCGGCTCTGCTTCGACGGGTACTGCTGCCTCCGCGGCTATTTCCTCTCCACCGACAG GACACTCACACTCGGGCCCTGGTTGGGGCTGGCCCTCGGTGCCGTGA
- the LOC127312113 gene encoding cysteine-rich receptor-like protein kinase 6, whose product MATSSGGGTTEESQQSVLSTLPSELPLDFLKSITDQFSQERILGTGAFGTVYKGTLPGGEIIAVKKLSENSPLPRERAFTNEVTNIMAVKHKNVVRLVGYCHEGLKKVVQNNGRYIVADIVESLLCYEYLPRGNLQSNLFEIRTKMNWDTRFNIIKGICEGIHFIHSISVVHMDLKPQNILLDDNLEPKIADFGLSRFFGQEKTRMNTQTVVGSYGYMAPEYIYRGEISTKSDIYSLGILIIETTTGEKNFCGNEPSAKRFVENVRTNWRGQRMLSEYPSLEADGLQQVTLCIEIGLQCVDIDRQKRPSIETILDKLNGRHPN is encoded by the exons ATGGCGACTAGCTCTGGCGGAGGTACAACTGAAGAGAGCCAACAGAGCGTTCTGAGCACGTTGCCCAGTGAACTGCCGTTAGACTTTCTGAAGAGTATCACAGATCAGTTTTCACAGGAGCGCATACTTGGTACAGGCGCATTTGGAACCGTTTATAAG GGAACTTTGCCTGGTGGGGAAATCATTGCTGTGAAGAAACTCTCAGAAAATTCGCCACTACCACGAGAAAGGGCATTCACTAATGAGGTTACAAATATTATGGCTgtcaaacataaaaatgttgtaaggCTGGTCGGCTACTGCCATGAAGGTCTAAAGAAAGTTGTGCAGAACAATGGAAGATATATTGTTGCTGACATTGTTGAAAGTTTACTTTGCTACGAATATTTACCACGGGGAAACCTTCAGAGCAATCTTTTTG AAATACGTACCAAAATGAATTGGGATACACGCTTCAACATAATCAAAGGGATCTGCGAAGGTATACACTTCATACACAGCATTTCTGTGGTTCATATGGATCTGAAGCCTCAAAACATATTGCTGGACGATAACTTGGAGCCGAAAATCGCTGATTTCGGTCTATCGAGATTCTTCGGCCAAGAAAAAACACGAATGAACACACAAACTGTTGTGGGGTCATA TGGATACATGGCTCCAGAATATATATACAGAGGTGAAATATCCACCAAGTCAGATATATACAGTTTAGGCATACTGATCATAGAGACCACCACAGGAGAGAAGAATTTTTGCGGCAATGAACCATCTGCAAAGCgatttgttgaaaat GTACGTACAAACTGGAGAGGACAACGCATGCTCTCGGAGTACCCATCATTAGAAGCAGATGGCCTCCAACAAGTAACATTATGCATCGAAATAGGACTACAATGTGTTGATATTGATCGCCAGAAGAGACCTTCCATAGAAACAATCCTCGACAAGCTCAATGGACGGCATCCAAATTGA